The DNA sequence GGCGCGGCAATCGACGGCTACGACGTAAAAACCGCCGTGCGCGTACTGGGGGAGCAGATTTTAGAGGGGAGATAAGAGACGCCGCGCCAGCCCATTTCGGGCGGTGCGACTGGCTTTTTATTTTATCTAGTCTAGCGTAAGCAGGCCTTCCCGTATGGCGTATCTGGTCAGCTCAGCCATGCTGTCGTAGCCCAGTTTGTCCATCATGCGGCGTCTGTGCGTATCTACCGTGTTCTTGCTTATGGAAAGGGCGTCGGCTATCTGTTTTGCTGTGCGACCTTTCACCAGAAGCCGCAACACTTCGTTTTCGCGCTCCGACAGCGGCGATTTATCGGCCATACCACTTGTTTCAAGAAGCCGCAGGTAATCCTCCACAAGCACGGAGCAGACCTTCGGCGGAAGGCAGTAGTCGCCGCCGTAGACTGTGTGTATCGCGTCCACGACAAGCTCAGGTGAACTTTCTTTTAATATGTAGCCTTTGGCGCCGGCCTTGAGTGCCTCCGCGATGAAGCGCCTGTCGTTGTGCATAGAAAGCATTATTACGGCTGCCTGAGGGTTGTCCGCGCATATCTTCTGCGTCGCCGCGATGCCGTTCATATGCGGCATCGTAACGTCCATCAGGACGACGTCCGGCTTTATCGCGGCTATCGCGGCAAGCGCCTCCGTCCCGTCGGAGCAGGAGCCGGCAAGCTCTATGTCCGTCTCGCGCGCGAGCAGGCTTTTGAGCCCTTCTCGAAACAGTTCGTGGTCGTCCGCTATGAGAAGTCTTATCATTTCGGTTCTGCTTTCATTTTAAGCGGCGCCATAAGAGAGATCGTGGTGCCGTCTTTGTTTGAGATGAGCTGCATCTCGCCGCCTATGTGCAGCAGGCGTTCTCTTATGCTAAATAAACCCAGCCCGGAGGCTGCCTTTTTCTTTTTTGAGATCCCGCGTCCGTCGTCTTCGACGACCACCTGTATGCGCCCGGGGCCGCGGTTGATGCTGATGTACACCGTCGAAGCTGCGGCGTGTTTTATTACGTTTATAAGAAGTTCGCGCGTCATTCTGTAAAGGATGACGCAGACTGCGTCGTCCGCGGGAAAATCGTCGATGCTGCCGCGCGCCGTGACGTGCCATTTTATTGACTGCGGGGTCAGCAGGTTGTCCGCCAGCGCCTCTATGGCCGGGGTGATGCCGACCTCAAGGAGTATGGGCGGGCTCAGCTCAAAGATGAGCTCGCGGCTTTCGGTTATCATCTGCTCCGTCTCCACGATGGTTTTTTCGACGATGGAACGCGCGCCTGCCGGAAGGTCGAAGTTTTCTTTCAGCTTGCGCAAATCAAGAAGCTGCGCAAGCAACGAATGGCCTATCCGGTCATGGATGTCGTTCGCTATCTCGCGGCGCGTCGATTCTTCGCTCAGCGTCAGCTTCGTGGCAAGCTCGCGCAGCATGTTCCGGTACGAGGTGAGCGTATGTTCCTTCTCACGTAGCGCCATTTCGGATTTTTTAAGGACCGTACGGTCCAGAAAAACGGTGACGGCCCTCTCATTTGAAAGAGGGAAGGCTATCGCCTCAAGATATTTTCCTGTAGCTTTACTTTCATTTTCACAGTGAACCGCGTGTTTTTCAAGGAGGCACCGGACTATTATCTCCGACCAGCACGGCTCAACGCCGGCCCAGACGTCGGCAAAGGTCCTGCCGACGACGCCGTCGCGAGCAACTTTATTGACGTGTTCGTAAGCCTCGTTCACTTCAAGGAAACGAACCGCGGCCGCCCCCAGTTTGCTGACGTCGCCGTCCATCTGATATAGCGCGATGGGAATGAGGGTCTGCTCAAAAAACATTTTATCAAAAAAATCATTTGCGTACATTTTTTCCATCCCCTGCCTGCTTCGCATTACTTTAGCACAAGAGCGGGGCGGAGGGAAGTCAGGCATTGTCGGGTCTCGCTATGTGGACGGTTCGGTCGCAGAACCAAT is a window from the Cloacibacillus sp. genome containing:
- a CDS encoding response regulator transcription factor, with the translated sequence MIRLLIADDHELFREGLKSLLARETDIELAGSCSDGTEALAAIAAIKPDVVLMDVTMPHMNGIAATQKICADNPQAAVIMLSMHNDRRFIAEALKAGAKGYILKESSPELVVDAIHTVYGGDYCLPPKVCSVLVEDYLRLLETSGMADKSPLSERENEVLRLLVKGRTAKQIADALSISKNTVDTHRRRMMDKLGYDSMAELTRYAIREGLLTLD
- a CDS encoding ATP-binding protein, giving the protein MYANDFFDKMFFEQTLIPIALYQMDGDVSKLGAAAVRFLEVNEAYEHVNKVARDGVVGRTFADVWAGVEPCWSEIIVRCLLEKHAVHCENESKATGKYLEAIAFPLSNERAVTVFLDRTVLKKSEMALREKEHTLTSYRNMLRELATKLTLSEESTRREIANDIHDRIGHSLLAQLLDLRKLKENFDLPAGARSIVEKTIVETEQMITESRELIFELSPPILLEVGITPAIEALADNLLTPQSIKWHVTARGSIDDFPADDAVCVILYRMTRELLINVIKHAAASTVYISINRGPGRIQVVVEDDGRGISKKKKAASGLGLFSIRERLLHIGGEMQLISNKDGTTISLMAPLKMKAEPK